From the genome of Gymnogyps californianus isolate 813 chromosome 17, ASM1813914v2, whole genome shotgun sequence, one region includes:
- the CSTF1 gene encoding cleavage stimulation factor subunit 1 yields MSGRRVAAACDRRQLPRGMGSMASPLLDPRPLRLPFLEADSRLQSICGRSMQQPSRRSILRSRPPPPPPPLPPPPIDALRAPVAILGGERGRQKEGSAPPRHSLLTMYRTKVSLKDRQQLYKLIISQLLYDGYINIANGLINEIKPQSVCAPSEQLLHLIKLGMENDDSAVQYAIGRSDTVAPGTGIDLEFDADVQTMSPEASEYETCYVTSHKGPCRVATYSRDGQLIATGSADASIKILDTERMLAKSAMPIEVMMNETAQQNMENHPVIRTLYDHVDEVTCLAFHPTEQILASGSRDYTLKLFDYSKPSAKRAFKYIQEAEMLRSISFHPSGDFILVGTQHPTLRLYDINTFQCFVSCNPQDQHTDAICSVNYNASANMYVTGSKDGCIKLWDGVSNRCITTFEKAHDGAEVCSAIFSKNSKYILSSGKDSVAKLWEISTGRTLVKYTGAGLSGRQVHRTQAVFNHTEDYVLLPDERTISLCCWDSRTAERRNLLSLGHNSIVRCIVHSPTNPGFMTCSDDYRARFWYRRSTTD; encoded by the exons ATGTCAGGTCGTCGTGTCGCTGCAGCATGTGATAGACGTCAGCTGCCACGGGGCATGGGTAGCATGGCATCCCCCCTCCTTGACCCGCGTCCACTTCGACTGCCGTTCCTTGAGGCTGAC AGTCGCCTCCAATCGATTTGCGGGCGCTCGATGCAGCAGCCTTCGCGGAGGAGCATTCTTCGGtcgcggccgccgccgccgcctcctcccctgccgccgccgccaaTCGATGCGCTCAGGGCTCCGGTCGCCATTTTAGGGGGAGAGCgagggaggcagaaggaaggGTCG gCCCCTCCAAGGCATTCCTTGCTCACAATGTATAGAACAAAAGTCAGTTTGAAAGACCGTCAGCAACTTTATAAACTGATAATTAGTCAGCTGCTATATGATGGATACATAAATATTGCCAATGGCTTGATAAATGAGATAAAACCACAATCAGTCTGTGCACCATCTGAACAACTGCTGCACCTAATTAAGCTAG gAATGGAGAACGATGACAGTGCTGTTCAATATGCAATTGGACGGTCAGATACGGTAGCTCCAGGCACAGGAATTGACTTGGAATTTGATGCAGATGTACAGACCATGTCTCCTGAGGCTTCTGAATATGAGACTTGTTATGTCACATCTCATAAAGGACCATGTCGTGTAGCTACGTATAGCAGAGACGGACAGTTAATAGCTACAGGATCTGCTGATGCCTCAATAAAAATTCTTGATACAGAGAGAATGTTGGCCAAAAGTGCTATGCCTATTGAG GTCATGATGAATGAGACAGCACAGCAAAACATGGAAAATCACCCCGTTATTCGGACTCTGTATGATCATGTGGATGAAGTTACATGTTTAGCTTTTCATCCAACAGAACAGATCCTAGCATCTGGTTCAAGGGACTACACACTTAAATTGTTTGATTATTCAAAACCTTCTGCCAAAAGAGCCTTCAAATATATACAG GAAGCAGAGATGTTGCGCTCAATTTCTTTTCACCCTTCTGGAGATTTCATACTTGTTGGTACCCAGCACCCTACTTTACGACTGTATGATATCAATACTTTCCAGTGTTTTGTGTCTTGCAATCCTCAAGATCAGCACACTGATGCTATATGTTCAGTAAATTACAACGCAAGTGCAAACATGTATGTGACAGGAAGTAAGGATGGATGCATCAAACTGTGGGATGGTGTTTCAAATCGCTGTATCACTACTTTTGAGAAGGCACATGATGGAGCTGAAGTCTGTTCtgctattttttcaaaaaattcaaAGTATATCTTGTCAAGTGGAAAAGACTCTGTAGCTAAACTATGGGAGATATCCACTGGTCGAACACTGGTCAAATACACAG GAGCTGGTTTGAGTGGACGACAAGTACACAGGACACAAGCTGTCTTCAACCACACAGAAGATTATGTGCTGCTTCCAGATGAAAGGACCATaagtctctgctgctgggatTCAAGAACTGCTGAACGGAGAAATCTTCTTTCTCTTGGGCACAACAGCATTGTCCGTTGTATTGTCCATTCTCCTACCAATCCTGGCTTCATGACCTGCAGTGACGACTACAGGGCTAGATTTTGGTACAGAAGGTCAACGACAGACTAA
- the AURKA gene encoding aurora kinase A, giving the protein MDKNTKENHSGYTSRATKIANPLGDGPKRVPVSQHSAQSRLLNSGVQAQRVLCPSNFAQRVPVQSQKAVLSNQKLSNNQTTQQPRPKFLVQATARPQVPSKNSEKPQQAPVPAKNSEAESTSKQKNEETAKKKNEETKKRQWSLDDFEIGRPLGKGKFGNVYLAREKQSKFILALKVLFKTQLEEAGVEHQLRREVEIQSHLRHPNILRLYGYFHDVTRVYLILEYAPRGEVYKELQKLTKFDEQRTATYITELADALSYCHSKSVIHRDIKPENLLLGSNGELKIADFGWSVHAPSSRRTTLCGTLDYLPPEMIEGRTHDEKVDIWSLGVLCYEFLVGKPPFEAETYQETYRAISRVEFKFPPFVTEGARDLISKLLKHNPFHRLPLKDVLLHPWITANSTKMPNSRKSDVAAPSRT; this is encoded by the exons ATGGACAAGAACACGAAAGAGAACCATTCTGGATACACTAGTCGTGCTACAAAG attGCTAATCCCCTTGGGGATGGCCCGAAACGTGTCCCTGTGTCTCAGCATTCTGCCCAGAGCCGGTTACTGAACAGTGGAGTTCAAGCACAACGTGTTCTGTGTCCTTCAAACTTTGCCCAGCGAGTTCCTGTGCAATCACAAAAAGCTGTACTGTCAAACCAAAAACTGTCTAATAACCAGACAACGCAGCAACCCCGACCAAAATTTCTGGTCCAAGCGACTGCTAGGCCTCAAGTTCCAAGCAAGAACAGTGAAAAACCTCAACAGGCTCCAGTACCTG CAAAAAattctgaagcagaaagcacctctaaacagaaaaatgaagagactgctaaaaagaaaaatgaagagactAAAAA AAGGCAATGGTCTCTTGATGATTTTGAAATTGGTCGTCctctggggaaaggaaaatttggaaATGTGTACCTGGCACGTGAAAAGCAGAGTAAATTTATTCTTGCACTGAAAGTGCTCTTTAAAACACAACTTGAGGAAGCTGGTGTAGAACATCAACTACGAAGGGAAGTTGAAATACAGTCTCATCTTAG GCACCCCAACATTCTCAGATTATATGGCTACTTCCATGATGTTACAAGAGTCTACCTTATTCTAGAGTATGCACCTCGTGGAGAAGTCTACAAAGAACTTCAGAAGCTTACCAAGTTTGATGAGCAAAGAACTGCTACT TATATAACAGAACTAGCAGATGCCCTATCATACTGTCATTCAAAGAGTGTGATTCACCGAGACATCAAGCCAGAAAACTTGCTGCTTGGCTCAAATGGAGAATTAAAAATTGCTGACTTTGGATGGTCTGTGCATGCTCCATCTTCTAG GAGAACAACTCTCTGTGGGACACTTGACTACCTGCCTCCTGAAATGATTGAGGGAAGAACACATGATGAAAAGGTGGATATTTGGAGCCTGGGAGTTCTGTGCTATGAATTCCTTGTAGGGAAACCACCTTTTGAAGCAGAAACGTACCAGGAAACCTACAGAGCTATTTCCAGG GTGGAATTCAAGTTTCCTCCATTTGTAACAGAAGGTGCGAGGGATTTAATTTCAAAGCTTCTGAAGCATAACCCATTCCATCGACTGCCCCTGAAGGATGTACTACTTCATCCCTGGATTACAGCAAACTCTACAAAGATGCCCAACAGCAGAAAGAGTGATGTTGCTGCCCCATCCAGAACATAG